From Rhodobium gokarnense:
TCAGCGCCGGCGTTCCGACGAAGAGCGTCGCCATCACGGAGCCGATGGCGATGGGCTGCAAATTGACGAAGATGCCGAGGATCGGCGCGGCCAGCACCAAGGGCAGGCCCGTCGCCACCCAGTGGGCCATCGCCTTGACGAAGACCAGAACCTCGATCGGGTGCTCGCCGAGGAGCAAAAGGTCGAGCGTGCCGTCGTCGCGCTCCGACTGGAACAGCCGGTCGAGGGAGAGGAGCGTGGCGAGAAGCGCGCCGATCCACAGGATCGCCGGACCGATGCGCGAGAGCAGCTTCAGGTCCGGTCCGACCGCGAAGGGAAAGACGGAGACGACGGTCAGGAAAAAGAGGACGCCCATCAGTGCGCCGCCGCCGACGCGCACGGCGAGCCGGATCTCCCGGACGAACAGGGCGGAAAAGGCACCCGTCATGCGACCCGCGCCTCCCCGAGCTTCAAGGATTTGGTCTCCGCCAGCGGCAATGCCCCGTGGGTGACGGCGATGATGAGCCCGTCGGCAAGGAGGTGGGCGGCCATCAGCTCGCCGAGCCGCGCCTCGCTGGCGACATCGAGCGCCGCCGTCGGCTCGTCGAGCAGCCACACCGGCCGGTGCGAGACGACGAGGCGGGCAAGCGCCAGCCGCCGCCGCTGACCGGCGGAAAGGACCGCCGCCGGCAGGTGGTCGAGATGGCCGATGCCGACGCGGTCGAG
This genomic window contains:
- the ccmB gene encoding heme exporter protein CcmB, which gives rise to MTGAFSALFVREIRLAVRVGGGALMGVLFFLTVVSVFPFAVGPDLKLLSRIGPAILWIGALLATLLSLDRLFQSERDDGTLDLLLLGEHPIEVLVFVKAMAHWVATGLPLVLAAPILGIFVNLQPIAIGSVMATLFVGTPALTAIGAIGAALTVSLRRGGVLLAILVLPLTIPVLIFGVSAATAAVTEPTPFLTPFLFLCGLSLLSLVFAPVAAAAALRRSGD